One Kiritimatiellia bacterium DNA window includes the following coding sequences:
- a CDS encoding MotA/TolQ/ExbB proton channel family protein: MLPLPLLPLADFIYAFRESNFLSGKLIIIILMIFSIIAWTVMVSKMMELRRARTEARRFLELYRREQHPLGLFIRRQRLPYSPPAKVYESACMALGLEFESRGSANDLFSRSDSRIVLTPLQLETIRNAAARQCNDQVLELESRMGFLSIAVSASPLLGLLGTVWGVLDSFSQMALQGSANLSAVAPGIASALLTTVVGLLVAIPSSIGYNALAGIIREMTVQMDNFADEFTSELQRTYVRD; the protein is encoded by the coding sequence ATGCTGCCGCTACCGCTGTTGCCGCTGGCTGATTTCATCTACGCGTTCCGGGAGAGCAATTTTCTTTCCGGCAAATTAATCATCATCATCCTGATGATTTTTTCCATCATCGCATGGACGGTGATGGTCTCGAAGATGATGGAGCTCCGCCGCGCGCGAACGGAGGCGCGCCGCTTCCTGGAGTTGTACCGACGGGAACAACATCCGCTCGGCCTGTTTATCCGTCGGCAACGCTTGCCGTACTCGCCGCCGGCGAAGGTCTATGAGAGCGCCTGTATGGCGCTTGGCCTTGAGTTCGAGAGCCGGGGTAGCGCAAACGATTTGTTCTCGCGCAGCGATTCGCGAATTGTCCTCACGCCTCTTCAACTGGAGACCATCCGGAACGCCGCGGCCCGGCAGTGCAACGACCAGGTCCTCGAGCTCGAATCGCGAATGGGATTCCTATCGATCGCCGTTAGCGCCAGCCCGCTGCTGGGCCTGTTGGGAACTGTCTGGGGAGTGCTCGACTCCTTTTCGCAAATGGCGCTGCAGGGTTCCGCCAACTTGTCGGCCGTCGCCCCGGGGATCGCCAGCGCCCTGCTGACGACCGTGGTGGGCCTGCTCGTCGCGATTCCCTCATCGATCGGATACAACGCGCTTGCGGGGATCATCCGCGAAATGACCGTCCAGATGGACAATTTCGCCGACGAGTTCACCTCCGAACTGCAGCGAACGTA